One genomic window of Deltaproteobacteria bacterium includes the following:
- a CDS encoding flavodoxin domain-containing protein translates to MKVLVTYYSETGNTEKLAKAIFEGAGRVDKELMPIDQVGDLEKYELIFCGFPVHSSSVPGKVQEFLKRLPEGKKLALFATHGSLRGGQLATTAFDYATSLAKNTRVIGTFGCRGKVKQDLLEALLQKPEHRAWAEEAQSSAATHPDDGDLEDGKNFAQRVMDKAHFGKD, encoded by the coding sequence ATGAAGGTATTGGTCACGTATTATTCCGAGACGGGAAACACGGAGAAACTGGCTAAGGCGATCTTCGAGGGCGCCGGTCGCGTCGACAAGGAGTTGATGCCGATCGACCAGGTGGGAGACCTCGAAAAGTACGAGCTCATCTTTTGCGGATTTCCCGTCCATTCCAGCAGCGTTCCGGGCAAGGTGCAGGAATTTCTGAAACGACTCCCGGAAGGTAAGAAGCTGGCCCTCTTCGCCACCCACGGATCCCTCCGCGGAGGCCAACTGGCTACCACCGCCTTTGACTACGCAACAAGCCTGGCAAAGAATACCCGGGTTATCGGAACCTTCGGATGCAGAGGAAAGGTCAAGCAGGACCTCCTCGAGGCCCTGCTCCAGAAGCCCGAACACAGGGCCTGGGCCGAGGAGGCCCAGAGCAGCGCTGCGACCCATCCTGACGACGGAGACCTGGAAGACGGGAAGAACTTCGCCCAAAGGGTTATGGACAAGGCCCATTTCGGAAAGGACTAG
- the genX gene encoding EF-P lysine aminoacylase GenX, translating to MSPASRNNATGADPERLLARKSLLQLRARVLQALRVFFTKRGYLEVETPYLIPAPAPELHIDAVAAGGAFLHTSPELCMKRLLSAGYPRIFQIAKCFREGERGGLHLPEFTLLEWYRAGFDYTDLMKECEELIRFVAEYLGHGEVLTYQGREVKLERPWERLTLGAAFERYAHISVEEALESGRFDEILALEIEPHLGSPKPVFLYDYPAPLAALSRLKPGEDGVAERFELYLGGGLELANAFTELTDAREQEERFLREREKRASLGKKTYPLPERFLEDLPRMPPSAGIALGVDRLVMFFGDTGRIDDVVTFTPEEL from the coding sequence ATGTCACCCGCGTCAAGGAATAACGCCACAGGAGCGGACCCGGAGCGGCTCTTGGCCAGGAAGTCTCTGCTCCAATTGCGCGCCCGGGTTCTTCAGGCCTTGCGGGTGTTTTTCACCAAGAGAGGATACCTGGAGGTCGAAACCCCTTACCTGATTCCCGCCCCCGCCCCGGAGCTTCACATCGACGCCGTCGCGGCGGGCGGCGCCTTCCTTCATACCTCTCCCGAACTCTGCATGAAACGGCTCCTTTCCGCAGGCTATCCCCGGATCTTCCAGATCGCCAAGTGTTTCCGAGAGGGAGAGCGTGGAGGACTTCATCTCCCGGAATTCACCCTCTTGGAATGGTACCGCGCGGGATTCGATTACACAGACCTCATGAAAGAGTGCGAGGAATTGATCCGTTTCGTGGCCGAATACCTCGGCCACGGAGAGGTGCTCACCTACCAGGGCAGGGAAGTCAAACTGGAGAGGCCCTGGGAACGCCTGACGCTTGGGGCGGCCTTCGAGCGGTACGCTCATATTTCCGTGGAGGAGGCGCTGGAATCGGGGCGCTTCGATGAAATCCTGGCCCTTGAGATCGAACCCCACCTGGGTTCCCCAAAGCCGGTCTTCCTTTACGACTACCCCGCCCCCCTGGCCGCCCTCTCGCGGCTCAAGCCGGGAGAGGACGGGGTGGCCGAGCGCTTCGAACTTTACCTTGGCGGCGGCCTTGAACTGGCCAACGCCTTCACAGAGCTGACGGACGCCCGGGAACAGGAAGAACGTTTCCTGCGGGAGAGGGAAAAACGGGCCTCCCTCGGAAAAAAAACCTATCCCCTCCCTGAAAGGTTCCTCGAGGACCTTCCCCGGATGCCTCCCTCGGCAGGCATCGCTCTGGGGGTGGACAGGCTGGTTATGTTCTTCGGGGACACAGGCAGGATCGACGACGTGGTGACTTTCACCCCGGAGGAGTTGTAA
- a CDS encoding amidohydrolase family protein, with protein sequence MEIIDSHTHWGPSVTLGIRVSTENLLEQAEKCGVDRIVVFPFPSQALAHEGVNGDILEECEKVGAFIPYYYIPEDLRPIPVEKGYRGGKWHWMRGIQDAASNYEVLKDPGLRDFIERSEAIDLPIIVEEELAFTRAFVDMTRTLKVIIPHLGMLGGDPMDFLDHFKDDENVHFDTALAAPSILAEFARRIGPERILFGSDVPFGTMERELQKVLSLPLGKEAKEKILGENLRRLIRME encoded by the coding sequence ATGGAAATAATCGATTCTCATACCCACTGGGGTCCTTCGGTAACCCTCGGCATCCGCGTGAGTACGGAGAACTTGCTGGAACAGGCGGAAAAATGCGGGGTGGACCGTATCGTGGTCTTTCCTTTTCCTTCCCAGGCCCTGGCCCATGAAGGCGTCAATGGGGATATCTTGGAGGAATGCGAAAAGGTGGGGGCGTTCATTCCCTATTACTATATTCCGGAAGATCTCCGCCCCATCCCGGTGGAAAAGGGATACCGCGGCGGGAAGTGGCATTGGATGCGGGGCATCCAGGACGCCGCTTCCAATTACGAGGTCCTGAAGGATCCCGGGCTCCGGGACTTCATCGAGCGATCCGAGGCGATCGATCTTCCCATCATTGTGGAAGAAGAACTCGCCTTCACCCGGGCCTTCGTCGACATGACCCGAACCCTGAAGGTCATTATTCCCCACCTGGGAATGCTCGGGGGCGATCCCATGGATTTCCTGGATCATTTCAAGGATGACGAGAACGTCCACTTCGACACGGCCCTGGCTGCTCCTTCCATCTTGGCCGAATTCGCCCGGAGGATCGGACCTGAAAGGATCCTCTTCGGTTCCGACGTCCCCTTCGGGACCATGGAAAGGGAACTTCAAAAAGTACTCTCCCTTCCCCTTGGGAAAGAGGCAAAGGAGAAGATCCTGGGAGAAAACCTGAGAAGACTTATCAGGATGGAATAG
- a CDS encoding branched-chain amino acid ABC transporter permease translates to MNRLLLFLSSILAILLVLPLFLDKYALGIFVMIFFYAYLGQSWNVLTGYTGHISLGHALYVGIGAYTTTFLAKDFGLTPWAGMVAGGVIAVIVALFLGFLGFRFGLRGVYFVIMTIAFAEIARLIVSHVEALGSFSGIFIDFSPSFWNFQFRGNIPYYYISLGLMVGSLVVVRLLEVSRLGRFMVAIREDEEAAQSLGVNTFRINMIAISISAFMTSIAGAFYANYIFYLHPNTLFGMGLSIELILRPIVGGLGTLFGPIIGSFILTPLSEISRAYFAKGGLEGLHLILYGVLTILVVLFMPKGIIVYVRRALRPVLEPGKAKQGV, encoded by the coding sequence ATGAATCGACTCCTTTTGTTCCTGTCTTCGATCTTGGCGATCCTCCTGGTTCTCCCCCTGTTCCTGGATAAGTACGCCCTCGGCATCTTCGTGATGATCTTTTTCTATGCTTACCTGGGCCAGTCCTGGAATGTGCTCACGGGGTACACGGGGCATATTTCCCTGGGCCATGCTCTGTACGTGGGGATAGGGGCATATACCACAACCTTCCTGGCCAAGGATTTCGGCCTGACTCCCTGGGCGGGCATGGTGGCCGGGGGAGTCATTGCCGTTATTGTCGCCTTGTTCCTGGGGTTCCTGGGCTTCCGCTTCGGCCTGAGGGGCGTATACTTCGTCATCATGACCATTGCTTTCGCAGAAATTGCGCGCCTCATCGTCTCCCACGTGGAGGCCCTGGGGTCTTTTTCAGGAATCTTTATTGATTTCAGCCCTTCCTTCTGGAACTTCCAGTTCAGGGGAAACATCCCGTACTATTATATTTCCCTGGGCCTAATGGTGGGTTCCCTCGTCGTGGTGCGCCTGCTCGAGGTATCCCGACTGGGCCGCTTCATGGTGGCCATCAGGGAGGATGAGGAAGCGGCCCAGTCCCTCGGTGTCAATACTTTCAGGATCAACATGATCGCCATTTCCATCAGCGCCTTTATGACCTCCATCGCCGGGGCCTTTTACGCCAATTACATTTTCTACCTTCATCCCAACACCCTTTTCGGAATGGGCCTCAGCATCGAGCTGATCCTGCGCCCGATCGTCGGGGGTCTGGGGACCCTCTTCGGGCCCATCATCGGGTCCTTCATCCTGACTCCCCTCTCTGAGATCTCGAGGGCCTACTTCGCCAAGGGTGGACTTGAAGGGCTTCACCTGATCCTTTACGGGGTTCTGACCATCCTGGTTGTCCTTTTCATGCCCAAGGGGATCATTGTTTATGTCAGGCGGGCCTTGCGCCCCGTCCTTGAACCGGGAAAGGCAAAGCAGGGGGTGTGA
- the efp gene encoding elongation factor P, translated as MYNASDLRKGLKLQFDDEPYVIIDFQFSKPGKGQALYRCKLKNMITGVIVDRTFRSVDTFEPADLEERKMQYLYNQEQEYYFMDVENYEQIMLSEDQVGEAKNFLIDNLEVDILLFGERPIGITLPNFVDLTVTKADPWVKGDSVSGDSKPVTTETGYVLRVPPFIEEGTKITVDTRTGEYVTRVKE; from the coding sequence ATGTACAACGCGAGTGATTTGAGAAAGGGCCTGAAATTACAGTTCGACGATGAACCTTACGTAATCATCGATTTTCAGTTTTCCAAGCCCGGAAAAGGGCAGGCTTTGTACAGATGCAAGCTTAAAAACATGATCACGGGCGTGATCGTCGATCGGACCTTCCGCTCCGTGGACACCTTCGAACCGGCTGACCTGGAAGAGAGGAAAATGCAGTACCTCTACAACCAGGAGCAGGAATACTACTTCATGGACGTGGAGAACTACGAGCAGATCATGCTGTCGGAGGACCAGGTGGGCGAGGCCAAGAATTTTCTGATCGACAACCTCGAGGTGGACATCCTCCTTTTTGGAGAGAGGCCCATCGGAATCACGCTGCCCAACTTCGTGGACCTCACCGTAACCAAGGCCGACCCTTGGGTGAAGGGAGACTCGGTTTCGGGTGACAGCAAGCCCGTGACCACCGAAACCGGTTATGTTTTACGGGTCCCGCCTTTCATAGAGGAAGGAACGAAAATCACCGTGGACACCCGAACCGGGGAGTATGTCACCCGCGTCAAGGAATAA
- a CDS encoding ABC transporter substrate-binding protein, with product MDKTRGTDKGMDRRTFIKVAGMTGLGLTATTFGVPTLLRAKPKTIKIGSIQPATGPLAVIGQAQRKGNQLAVDLINSRGGIRSLGGAKLELLLGDSESKPEVGRSEADRLIREGAAVLVGPFQSGVAMAIATLAEQRGVPFVMDVAALDAITQKGYKHVFRVFITARGLVGGAIKYYKMVTESTGVIPKRAVVTNTADPFGKGMSGGFLKAMEKSGLPVKIVERIQYPLGIQDLSAEVAKIKAAKPDILFPVSRIGDSVILVRELYKQKVPLMGIFGPGSPGWYEPEFVKDVGKLALYVMTNVPWINPLSPVYQKANAAWQKKYGGYLDTNSAYAYTGILVVADALERAGSTDTDKILAALKQTNFKDHPVVGGPVRFDEKGDNTGAMTALVQVQPDPDPLKRVKVVLPKEFAQSDKIVFPAPQLWER from the coding sequence ATGGATAAGACAAGAGGGACGGACAAGGGTATGGATAGAAGAACCTTTATCAAGGTCGCGGGTATGACAGGTTTGGGCCTGACGGCCACGACATTCGGCGTCCCCACCCTGCTCAGGGCCAAGCCCAAGACCATCAAGATCGGCTCCATTCAGCCCGCCACCGGACCCCTGGCCGTGATCGGGCAGGCCCAGCGCAAGGGCAACCAGTTGGCCGTGGATCTTATTAACTCCAGGGGCGGTATCCGTTCCTTGGGCGGGGCCAAGTTGGAACTCCTCCTGGGGGATAGTGAAAGCAAGCCCGAGGTCGGTAGATCCGAAGCCGACCGTCTGATCAGGGAAGGTGCCGCGGTGCTGGTGGGACCTTTTCAGAGCGGTGTCGCCATGGCGATCGCAACCCTTGCGGAGCAGCGCGGTGTTCCCTTTGTGATGGACGTGGCGGCGTTGGATGCCATCACCCAAAAAGGATACAAGCATGTCTTTCGGGTTTTTATCACGGCTAGAGGCCTTGTGGGCGGGGCCATCAAATACTACAAGATGGTCACTGAATCCACGGGCGTTATCCCCAAACGGGCCGTAGTCACCAACACGGCCGATCCCTTCGGCAAGGGCATGTCGGGGGGCTTCCTGAAGGCCATGGAAAAGTCCGGGCTGCCGGTCAAAATCGTCGAACGGATCCAGTATCCCTTGGGTATCCAGGATCTTTCCGCCGAGGTGGCCAAGATAAAGGCGGCCAAGCCCGATATCCTTTTCCCGGTCTCCCGGATCGGTGACAGCGTCATCCTCGTGCGGGAATTGTACAAGCAGAAGGTCCCGCTGATGGGAATTTTCGGCCCCGGGTCTCCAGGGTGGTACGAGCCGGAATTCGTCAAGGACGTGGGAAAGCTGGCCCTCTATGTCATGACCAACGTGCCATGGATCAATCCATTGAGCCCCGTATACCAGAAGGCCAACGCCGCCTGGCAGAAAAAATACGGAGGCTACCTGGACACCAACTCGGCTTATGCCTACACAGGCATCTTGGTCGTTGCGGATGCCCTGGAGCGGGCCGGATCCACGGATACCGACAAGATTCTGGCGGCCCTGAAGCAGACCAACTTCAAGGATCATCCCGTAGTGGGAGGCCCGGTGCGCTTTGACGAAAAGGGCGATAACACCGGGGCCATGACGGCCCTTGTGCAGGTTCAGCCCGATCCGGATCCCCTCAAGCGGGTCAAGGTCGTGCTGCCCAAGGAATTCGCCCAGTCCGACAAGATCGTCTTCCCCGCACCCCAGCTCTGGGAACGGTAG
- the ychF gene encoding redox-regulated ATPase YchF, which translates to MKIGLVGLQNSGKTTIFNALTRSEARVAAYSEAGVGPNLAVLDVPDSRVDRLAEIYRPEKTVYAALELVDFGGLTEGAAKSELFSGAAMAQIRNMDALAHVVRNFPDGSGAEPTPLQDIQKLDEEFLLSDLVVAEGRLERIEQGYRRGQKSNALLREEKILRKVQAHLAGDEPLRTLDLDRDEEKVIRGFQFLTRKPMMVILNSSESGFGKNGDLLEEIEDSYKVVEFAGHFEMELSRLEDEEEIRLFMEDMGIEVSVRDRLCRAAYELLGYISFFTVGKDEVRAWNIRKGGTALEAAGIIHSDLARGFIRAECFSYQDLIECGSEKEVRSRGLLRLEGRTYRVKDGDILNIRFNV; encoded by the coding sequence ATGAAAATCGGTCTGGTTGGACTTCAAAATTCAGGAAAAACAACGATCTTCAATGCCTTGACGCGCTCGGAGGCCCGGGTGGCGGCCTATTCGGAGGCCGGGGTTGGACCGAATCTCGCGGTTCTCGATGTCCCTGACAGCCGGGTGGACCGCCTGGCGGAGATCTACCGGCCCGAAAAGACGGTTTACGCCGCCCTGGAGCTGGTGGACTTTGGGGGCCTTACCGAGGGCGCAGCGAAAAGCGAGCTGTTCTCGGGGGCCGCGATGGCGCAGATCCGTAACATGGACGCCTTGGCCCATGTGGTCAGGAATTTCCCGGACGGCTCGGGTGCAGAACCCACCCCACTCCAAGATATCCAAAAGTTGGACGAAGAGTTCCTCCTCTCTGATCTTGTCGTGGCGGAAGGGAGGCTCGAACGGATCGAGCAGGGCTACCGGCGGGGACAGAAGTCAAATGCCCTGTTGCGGGAGGAGAAGATCCTCCGTAAGGTTCAAGCCCATCTTGCAGGAGACGAACCCCTTCGCACCCTGGACCTTGACCGGGACGAAGAGAAGGTCATCCGCGGCTTCCAGTTCCTGACCCGAAAGCCCATGATGGTCATCCTCAATTCGAGTGAATCCGGCTTCGGAAAAAACGGGGATCTGCTGGAAGAGATTGAAGATTCATACAAGGTGGTGGAATTCGCGGGACATTTCGAAATGGAACTATCCCGGCTGGAGGATGAGGAAGAGATTCGACTTTTCATGGAGGACATGGGGATCGAGGTCTCCGTGAGGGACCGCCTGTGCCGGGCGGCCTATGAGCTCCTCGGGTACATCAGCTTCTTCACCGTGGGAAAGGATGAGGTTAGGGCCTGGAACATCCGGAAAGGTGGGACCGCCCTGGAGGCGGCAGGCATCATCCATTCGGATCTGGCCAGGGGCTTCATACGGGCGGAGTGTTTCTCCTACCAGGACCTGATCGAATGCGGGTCGGAGAAGGAGGTGCGAAGCCGCGGGCTGCTGCGCCTCGAGGGACGTACATACAGGGTCAAGGACGGCGATATCCTGAACATCCGGTTCAACGTCTAG
- a CDS encoding branched-chain amino acid ABC transporter permease, whose translation MDVTLALQLLVQGVLLGGIYGLIAMGLSLIFGVMGVINFAHGQMMVMGMYVSYWIFVLLGIDPYVSLVVVAAGTFLLGYAIQSSVVNRILDYPEAMQVLPLVAMGLILENTALLLWGPDHRSPQTALGLEALWIGPVMVDVSRLIAFALAILITSLIFFFLKKTDIGKSIRAAADNRTGAILVGIDVNRIFNIAFGIGAASTGAAGALLLPLMPVSPHMGHDFTLTAFIVVILGGLGNLMGALIGGLILGVTESLSTLLLPATLKQVVSFSILVLIMIFRPRGLFGGKK comes from the coding sequence ATGGACGTCACCCTGGCCTTACAACTGCTTGTGCAGGGGGTTTTGCTGGGAGGGATCTATGGCCTGATCGCCATGGGTCTCTCCCTGATCTTCGGCGTCATGGGGGTGATCAATTTCGCCCACGGCCAGATGATGGTTATGGGCATGTACGTGTCCTACTGGATCTTTGTGCTCCTGGGGATCGATCCTTATGTCTCCCTTGTGGTGGTGGCGGCCGGCACCTTCCTCTTGGGGTATGCCATCCAGTCCTCTGTGGTGAACCGTATCCTGGATTACCCTGAGGCCATGCAGGTCCTTCCCTTGGTGGCCATGGGGCTGATCCTGGAGAACACCGCACTCCTCCTCTGGGGCCCGGATCACCGGAGTCCCCAGACGGCCCTCGGTCTCGAGGCCCTCTGGATCGGGCCGGTAATGGTGGATGTTTCCCGTCTCATAGCCTTTGCCCTGGCCATTCTTATCACAAGTCTGATCTTCTTCTTCCTCAAGAAGACGGATATCGGTAAGAGCATCCGGGCCGCGGCGGACAACCGAACCGGGGCGATCCTGGTGGGTATCGACGTTAACCGGATCTTCAACATAGCTTTCGGCATCGGCGCGGCGAGCACCGGCGCCGCGGGCGCCCTCCTCCTTCCCCTCATGCCCGTATCCCCCCACATGGGCCACGACTTTACCCTGACCGCCTTCATCGTGGTGATCCTGGGCGGCCTGGGAAATCTCATGGGCGCCCTGATCGGGGGACTTATTCTGGGCGTGACCGAGTCCTTGTCTACTCTCCTGCTGCCCGCCACCCTCAAGCAGGTGGTCAGTTTCAGTATCCTTGTCCTTATCATGATCTTCAGGCCCCGGGGCCTGTTCGGGGGGAAGAAATGA